The following proteins come from a genomic window of Sphaerisporangium rubeum:
- a CDS encoding acyltransferase family protein, whose product MPGDTTTAVPERIAPLEGVRALAVTAVLVYHLGAPWLPGGFLGVDVFFVLSGFLITRLLLRELDATGRISLTGFWSRRARRLLPAVLTLLAVVSVYAATRPAEQQLPLRRDLISSLLYVTNWQFVIEGRSYFSEFQAPSPLRHLWSLAIEEQFYLVFPIMVMAVFLAIRRFPARGEALVLVSSCAVFIGSVVSLAVLFDEADPSRAYYSTFTRLHELLTGAGVALLLRPSGGRHTAFARPMALAGAAALVACFFLIDDRGAFYYHGGSVAVCAASAALVAGLTISPGSGVTAWLLSRRAPVAVGEISYGLYLWHWPVIVVLTPESTRLTGPLLLVTRITIALGVSIASYHLIEKPIRSGVVRGHRLDARRTFTLAGATVLVLCVTAFATTVNAEPEPGYVKQSEGLIVPRGADPRLPVIGLVGDSIAASLQEALAKESVKHGHTLVSAARPGCGIGASLLLDETGHPFSSAAVCAERTPRLQDELVSGYHPRVILWHSVRDRTDVRVGDRTLRAGSAAWREQRFSDWDAALGRLVRGGAHVVLLLPAWSPTGSADSTCGGEFNLDPVGCDRPFVTTEHLRRLYTTWAGRHLGDVTIMDLGHEVCPAGPPCPNRVGGERIREDEVHFSPSGAAMVAPRIIAMALTRP is encoded by the coding sequence GTGCCGGGGGACACGACCACCGCTGTGCCGGAGCGGATCGCGCCACTTGAGGGGGTGCGCGCGCTCGCCGTCACGGCGGTGCTCGTCTACCACCTCGGCGCGCCATGGCTACCCGGCGGCTTTCTCGGGGTCGACGTCTTCTTCGTCCTTTCCGGCTTCCTCATCACCCGGCTCCTGCTGAGAGAGCTGGACGCCACCGGCCGGATCAGCCTGACGGGGTTCTGGTCAAGGCGTGCCCGGCGGCTCCTGCCGGCGGTGCTGACACTGCTCGCCGTGGTCTCCGTGTACGCCGCCACCCGGCCCGCCGAGCAGCAGCTGCCCTTGCGCCGCGACTTGATCTCGTCTCTCCTCTATGTGACGAACTGGCAGTTCGTGATCGAGGGACGGTCCTACTTCAGCGAGTTCCAGGCCCCCTCTCCGTTGCGGCACCTGTGGTCGCTGGCCATCGAGGAACAGTTCTACCTGGTCTTCCCGATCATGGTGATGGCGGTGTTCCTGGCGATCCGGCGATTCCCCGCGCGGGGCGAGGCGCTGGTTCTCGTCTCGTCGTGCGCCGTCTTCATCGGGTCGGTGGTGTCCCTCGCCGTGCTCTTCGACGAGGCCGACCCGTCCCGCGCGTACTACAGCACCTTCACCCGGCTTCATGAACTGCTCACCGGTGCCGGTGTGGCGCTGCTCCTGCGACCGTCCGGCGGCCGGCATACGGCGTTCGCGCGACCGATGGCGCTCGCGGGTGCCGCGGCCCTGGTCGCGTGCTTCTTCCTGATCGACGACCGGGGGGCCTTCTACTACCACGGGGGGTCCGTCGCGGTCTGCGCGGCGTCCGCCGCGCTGGTGGCGGGCCTGACGATCAGTCCGGGCTCCGGAGTCACCGCATGGCTCCTGTCCCGCCGTGCGCCGGTCGCTGTCGGCGAGATCTCCTACGGCCTGTATCTCTGGCACTGGCCGGTGATCGTCGTTCTGACGCCGGAGAGCACACGCCTGACCGGCCCCCTGCTGCTTGTCACGCGAATCACGATCGCGCTCGGGGTGAGCATCGCCTCCTACCACCTCATCGAGAAGCCGATCAGGAGTGGAGTCGTCAGGGGTCACCGGCTCGATGCCAGGCGGACATTCACCCTGGCGGGGGCGACGGTCCTGGTCCTTTGCGTGACCGCCTTCGCCACAACGGTGAACGCCGAGCCCGAGCCCGGCTACGTCAAGCAGAGCGAAGGGCTCATCGTGCCCCGCGGGGCGGATCCTCGGCTGCCGGTCATCGGCCTGGTGGGTGACTCGATCGCGGCGAGTCTCCAGGAGGCCCTCGCGAAGGAGTCCGTGAAGCACGGTCACACCCTGGTCTCCGCGGCTCGGCCGGGCTGCGGCATAGGAGCGTCCCTTTTGCTCGACGAGACCGGCCACCCCTTCTCCAGCGCGGCCGTCTGCGCCGAACGCACCCCACGACTGCAGGACGAACTCGTCAGCGGCTACCACCCTCGGGTGATCCTCTGGCACAGCGTCCGTGACCGCACCGACGTACGCGTGGGCGACCGTACGCTTCGTGCTGGTTCCGCCGCCTGGCGAGAACAGAGGTTCTCGGACTGGGACGCCGCTCTCGGACGCCTGGTGCGCGGAGGCGCGCACGTTGTGCTTCTGCTCCCGGCATGGAGCCCCACAGGATCCGCCGACTCCACCTGCGGCGGGGAGTTCAACCTCGATCCTGTGGGATGCGACCGCCCGTTCGTGACGACGGAACACCTGCGCCGCTTGTACACGACATGGGCGGGAAGACACCTGGGGGATGTCACGATCATGGATCTGGGACACGAGGTCTGCCCGGCCGGCCCGCCGTGCCCGAACCGGGTCGGGGGCGAGCGGATTCGTGAGGACGAGGTGCACTTCAGCCCCTCGGGCGCGGCCATGGTGGCTCCGCGGATCATCGCCATGGCGCTGACCCGGCCCTGA
- a CDS encoding homoserine dehydrogenase, whose translation MRVALLGCGVVGSQVVRLMHEQADDLAARIGAPLELAGVAVRRLARKRDGDVDPALLTTDAEGLVTRDDVDIVIEVIGGIEPARGLILSALGGGKSVVTANKALLAEDGATVHGAAKRHGTDLYYEASVAGAIPLLRPLRESLAGDRVHRVLGIVNGTTNYILDKMDSTGASFTDALEEAQALGYAEADPTADVEGFDAAAKAAILAGLAFHSRVTAADVHREGITEITATDVASAKAMGYVIKLLAICARSDDGRSVGVRVHPAMIPRSHPLAGVREAYNAVFVEAESGGQLMFYGKGAGGAPTASAVLGDLVAVARNRIAGTHGPQESTYADLPVHPMGETVTRCHVSLDVDDKPGVLARVADMFAKQDVSIQTVRQEGRGQDAQLVLVTHRATDAALTATIEGLRELDIVRGVPSVMRVEGDETP comes from the coding sequence CTGAGGGTCGCGCTCCTCGGCTGCGGCGTCGTCGGCTCGCAGGTCGTGCGCCTGATGCACGAGCAGGCCGACGACCTCGCCGCACGCATCGGCGCGCCGCTGGAGCTCGCCGGGGTGGCGGTGCGGCGCCTCGCGCGCAAACGCGACGGCGACGTGGACCCCGCGCTGCTCACCACCGACGCCGAAGGCCTGGTGACCAGGGACGACGTCGACATCGTGATCGAGGTGATCGGCGGCATCGAGCCCGCGCGCGGCCTGATCCTGTCGGCGCTCGGCGGCGGCAAGTCGGTGGTCACCGCCAACAAGGCCCTGCTCGCCGAGGACGGCGCCACCGTGCACGGCGCGGCCAAGCGGCACGGCACCGACCTGTACTACGAGGCCAGTGTGGCGGGGGCCATCCCGCTGCTGCGTCCGCTGCGCGAGTCGCTGGCGGGTGACCGCGTGCACCGCGTGCTCGGCATCGTCAACGGCACCACCAACTACATCCTCGACAAGATGGACTCCACCGGCGCGTCGTTCACCGACGCGCTCGAGGAGGCCCAGGCCCTCGGGTACGCCGAGGCCGACCCCACGGCCGACGTCGAGGGCTTCGACGCCGCCGCCAAGGCCGCGATCCTCGCCGGGCTGGCGTTCCACAGCCGTGTGACCGCCGCCGATGTGCACCGCGAAGGCATCACCGAGATCACCGCCACCGACGTCGCCAGTGCCAAGGCCATGGGGTACGTCATCAAGCTGCTGGCGATCTGCGCGCGTTCGGACGACGGCCGCTCGGTCGGCGTGCGGGTGCACCCCGCGATGATCCCGCGCAGCCACCCGCTGGCCGGGGTGCGGGAGGCGTACAACGCGGTGTTCGTCGAGGCCGAGTCCGGCGGCCAGCTCATGTTCTACGGCAAGGGGGCCGGCGGCGCGCCGACGGCGTCCGCCGTCCTCGGCGACCTCGTCGCCGTGGCGCGCAACCGCATCGCCGGCACGCACGGCCCCCAGGAGTCCACGTACGCCGACCTGCCGGTCCACCCCATGGGGGAGACCGTCACCCGCTGCCACGTCTCCCTCGACGTGGACGACAAACCCGGTGTGCTGGCCCGCGTGGCCGACATGTTCGCCAAGCAGGACGTCTCCATCCAGACCGTGCGCCAGGAGGGCCGGGGCCAGGACGCGCAGCTCGTCCTCGTCACCCACCGGGCCACCGACGCCGCGCTGACGGCGACCATCGAAGGTC
- a CDS encoding DALR anticodon-binding domain-containing protein translates to MLVGDLSALLGAVPVPLGAWERRAAFMVPGGRGSAEDAARVEGVAGAEVRANGLLVIEVAVPGDLVREVLCAPGDLGGGVRGPEWADHPRTWDNPGFVVRYAYVRAGAVGRWARDLGVERAGTGVGEGFPGHALDGAADRRVLRVLGEVFSRREKGEVGAAYLERLAGAYHDAFERASALPRGDEAASVVHVARVGMARAVRRVLGEGMAALGVTPPERI, encoded by the coding sequence GTGCTTGTGGGGGACCTGTCGGCATTGCTCGGGGCTGTTCCGGTGCCGTTGGGGGCATGGGAGCGCAGGGCGGCGTTCATGGTGCCCGGGGGCCGGGGCTCGGCGGAGGACGCCGCGCGGGTGGAGGGGGTCGCGGGGGCCGAGGTGCGGGCGAACGGGCTCCTGGTGATCGAGGTCGCGGTGCCGGGGGATCTGGTGCGGGAGGTCCTGTGCGCGCCGGGAGACCTCGGGGGCGGCGTGCGCGGCCCGGAGTGGGCCGACCATCCGCGTACCTGGGACAACCCCGGGTTCGTGGTGCGGTACGCGTACGTGCGGGCCGGAGCGGTGGGGCGGTGGGCCCGCGATCTCGGGGTGGAGCGGGCCGGGACCGGGGTGGGGGAGGGGTTCCCCGGCCATGCGCTGGACGGTGCGGCGGACCGGCGGGTCCTGCGCGTGCTGGGGGAGGTGTTCAGCCGGCGGGAGAAGGGTGAGGTGGGGGCGGCGTACCTGGAGCGGCTGGCGGGGGCCTACCACGACGCGTTCGAGCGTGCCTCCGCGCTGCCGCGGGGGGACGAGGCGGCGTCCGTCGTCCATGTGGCGCGGGTGGGGATGGCCCGGGCGGTGCGGCGGGTGCTGGGGGAAGGTATGGCCGCATTGGGGGTGACGCCCCCGGAGAGGATATGA
- the lysA gene encoding diaminopimelate decarboxylase, with translation MSRFAHPAGDRHAEVLPEDRPPQAPSDLNVLIPAIWPRTSARVDGAVTVAGVDVRDLAREYGTPLYVLDEDDFRSRCRDYRSAFPDDDVYYAGKAFLCKEVARWVDQEGLGLDVCSGGELAVALSVGFPAERIALHGNNKSYAELERALRAGVGRIVVDSFDEIARVGYIAERLDVRAKVQLRITTGVEAHTHEFIATAHDDQKFGLSLNSGAAAEAVRRVLALPQLELVGLHSHIGSQIFDTAGFEVAARRLAVLLTQIKDEHGVVLPELDLGGGYGIAYVEGDDAPDIKVVADSLRQIVARICTDAGLPVPRLTVEPGRAISGPGGVTVYEVGTVKDVEGIRSYVSVDGGMSDNLRTALYGADYTCVLASRVSDAPPALSRVVGKHCESGDIVVRDVWLPADLAPGDLLAVPATGAYCRSLAHNYNYLPKPAVVAVRDGKARVIMHRETEDDLLRGQV, from the coding sequence GTGAGTCGATTCGCCCATCCTGCCGGGGACCGGCATGCCGAGGTGCTGCCGGAAGACAGGCCGCCTCAGGCTCCCAGCGATCTCAATGTGCTCATTCCCGCTATTTGGCCGCGAACGTCCGCACGGGTGGACGGGGCCGTCACGGTCGCGGGGGTGGACGTCAGGGATCTGGCGCGGGAGTACGGGACGCCGTTGTACGTCCTGGACGAGGACGATTTCCGGTCCCGGTGCCGTGACTACCGGTCGGCGTTCCCCGATGACGACGTCTACTACGCCGGCAAGGCCTTCCTGTGCAAAGAGGTGGCCCGCTGGGTCGACCAGGAAGGGCTCGGACTGGACGTGTGCAGCGGCGGCGAGCTGGCCGTCGCGCTGAGCGTCGGGTTCCCGGCCGAGCGCATCGCGCTGCACGGCAACAACAAGTCGTACGCCGAGCTTGAGCGCGCGCTGCGTGCGGGGGTCGGCCGCATCGTGGTGGACTCGTTCGACGAGATCGCCAGGGTCGGGTACATCGCCGAGCGGCTCGATGTGCGGGCCAAGGTGCAGCTGCGCATCACCACCGGCGTCGAGGCCCACACCCACGAGTTCATCGCCACCGCGCACGACGACCAGAAGTTCGGCCTGTCGCTGAACAGCGGCGCCGCGGCCGAGGCGGTGCGCCGGGTGCTGGCCCTGCCGCAGCTCGAACTGGTCGGCCTGCACTCCCACATCGGGTCCCAGATCTTCGACACGGCCGGCTTCGAGGTCGCGGCCCGCCGGCTCGCCGTCCTGCTCACCCAGATCAAGGACGAGCACGGCGTCGTGCTGCCGGAGCTCGACCTCGGCGGCGGGTACGGCATCGCGTACGTCGAGGGTGACGACGCGCCGGACATCAAGGTCGTCGCCGACTCCCTGCGCCAGATCGTGGCGCGCATCTGCACCGACGCGGGCCTGCCGGTCCCTCGTCTCACCGTGGAGCCGGGCCGCGCCATCTCAGGGCCCGGCGGCGTCACGGTGTACGAGGTCGGCACGGTCAAGGACGTCGAGGGCATCCGCTCGTACGTCAGCGTGGACGGCGGCATGAGCGACAACCTGCGCACCGCGCTGTACGGCGCCGACTACACCTGCGTGCTCGCCTCGCGGGTCAGCGACGCGCCACCGGCCTTGTCGCGGGTCGTCGGCAAGCACTGCGAGAGCGGTGACATCGTGGTCCGCGACGTGTGGCTGCCGGCCGACCTCGCGCCGGGTGACCTGCTCGCCGTCCCTGCCACCGGCGCGTACTGCCGGTCGCTGGCGCACAACTACAACTACCTGCCGAAGCCGGCGGTCGTCGCGGTCCGGGACGGCAAGGCGCGTGTGATCATGCACAGGGAGACCGAGGACGATCTGCTGAGGGGACAAGTGTGA